The DNA window CTTCCAGCAGACCGAGTCCGGTGACCCGGGTCACTGCATTGTCACGCTCGTTCCGCAGAACCCCTTCAACCCGCCGGGGCCAGCGGTCGTCTCCGGGCCGCTGGAAGCGGGGCGCGAGTATGCCGTTTCGCTGCGGGTGGATACCAAAGCCAAAGGGGTCTTCGCCCATTCGGATTTCTTCAGTGGCAACCGCGGCGTTCGCCTCGAAGCGCTGGAAATCTCGTCGACGGGAACCGCGGCCGACAGCGACGGCGACGGCCTGTTCGACGCCTGGGAAACTGCGGGCATCACCGATTGTTCAGGTGCCCTGGTACTCGATCTGCCGGCGCTTGGCGCCACTCCAGATCATAAGGACATCTTCGTCGAATACGACTGGCTGCCCGGGCGCCTGCCCCGGCAGTCGGCCATCCGCGCCGTCAAGGAAGCTTTCGCAGCGGCGCCGGTCGGCACCGGAGGCACTGACAATCCCGACGGCCAGCCCGGCATCCGGGTATGGATCGACACCGGCAGCCTTGTCGAATCCCCCTTCAATGGTGCCGTAGAAGACGGCGCGATCTTCGGCTCGTGCATCGATGGCATCGACAACGGCGGCGACGGCAAGATCGATGGCGAGGATCCCGACTGTCTCGTGGGAGACAACCTCGGTGGCGGCAATCAGATTCCATTGGCCGATCTTCCCAGCGGCACGAACGTCCCGAAGCTGACGGGGGACGCCGACGGCGACGGCACGGCGGATTTCTACGAGGTCAAGGCCAAGCATTTCGCGGCGGCGCGGCGCCTGGTCTTTCATTATGCGATCAGCGGTATACCGCGGAGCAACGAGGACGGCGCCGGCAGTGGCAGTTGCACCGATGGCATCGACAATGGCGGCGACGGGCTTACCGACGGAGACGACGTGCTCGACTGCTTCGCCGGGGGCCAGGGAGAGAAGGGTGGCAACGACTTCATCGTCTTCCGCGAAGATCCCGGCGCCTTCATGCACGAGCTCGGCCACAACCTCAATCTTGATCACGGCGGGCCGGCGCAGGTGGGCGGCATCCCGGCAACCGGCAGCACCATCAACTGCAAGCCCAATTACCTGAGCGTGATGAACTACAGCCTGGACACCGGCATTTCCCAGGATACGAATCCGGGCCAGGACCTCGACGGCGACGGTGCGGCTGACTTCCTGATCATCGATTTCTCCCCGCCCCGGCTCCCGGGGGGGCGTGCCAAGGCGCCGCTCGCCACGCTCGACGAAGACGCCCTCGACGAAACCGCCATCCTCGATGCCACCGACGGGCAGAGCCAGCTCGTCTTCATCACGCCGTCGGGAGGCGTGCGGACGGCCGCCGTCAATCAACCGGTCAACTGGGACAATGTCGGCGGAGCCACTCAGACGTCGGTTGCGGTCAACGTCAATGCCGGCCCTGCAGCCGACTGCACCGGCAGCCCAGCCGGCGAGACCCTTATCGGCGGGGATGACTGGAGCAATATCGTGCTGCGCTTTGCACAGTTCGGCGACGCCAACGACGGGCCGCGCAATGTGGTCCAGGATCCGGAACCCGACGAAGACGAGGCGCGCCGCATTCGACAGGCGATCAATACGACCGACCTCGGCCTGCAGAAAACGGTAACGCCGGTGCCGGTTGCCGCCGGCCAACCCGTCTCGATCAGGCTCGTCGCCACCAACCACGGTCCCAATCACACCGGCGATGTCGAGGTCGTGGATTTTCTGCCAGCCGGTGTCGAGGTCACCGGACTGCCCGCGATCTGCAGCGAAGTGCCTGCCGGCACGGTGCGCTGCGCGCTGGGCCGGCTGCGCCGAGGCGAAAGCCGGGACGTGACGATCGCGGCCCGAATCGACGCCGATCTCGATTGTGGCGACGAGCAGTTCAGGACGCTGCGCAATCTCGCGACCGTCATAAACCGCGCCGGATCGGACCCGGTTGCGCAGAACAACCGGGCAGAGGCCGACGTCCGCGCGCTGTGTCTGCGCTACGAGTATTCCGCCAAGATAGTCTGCGGCCGCCAGAATGATCCCGACAGTCTGCGGCTCCTGCGCGGGCTGTATGGCACCGCAGTCAACATCCACAATCCCAACGACGAGCGGGTGTTCTTCTTCAAGAAGCTGGCCCTCAGCTACCCCCCGGCCGAGCAGAAGCCGGGAAAGATCTATCCAATCGGAATCGATGGCCTCGACTACGATGAAAGCCTGAAAGCCGACTGCGACGATCTGAAGCGGCGGCTGTTCGAAGGCAAGCTGCCCGGCGGCGTGATCGAGGGCTTCCTGGTCGTGCAGGGACCGCGGTCGCTCGACGTCGAGGGCGTCTATACCGCCGCACCGCTGGCCCGCACCGGCGAGGGCGTCGGCGTGAGTAGCCTCCACCTGGAA is part of the Betaproteobacteria bacterium genome and encodes:
- a CDS encoding DUF11 domain-containing protein — protein: MNLRSGGEPGRAPARIIFIAALSAVLLMVLVGPASAELCLFPGVPESCSGAGCVTDFGRDGDDQAGEDSAFDLGQRRARASAEGAVGNQRETSAEIGVRLTPQQSQTVEISVLALLNGVIEGCHQVPNNFGDVRVRAMLRDLTSDTIVDEAELFQQTESGDPGHCIVTLVPQNPFNPPGPAVVSGPLEAGREYAVSLRVDTKAKGVFAHSDFFSGNRGVRLEALEISSTGTAADSDGDGLFDAWETAGITDCSGALVLDLPALGATPDHKDIFVEYDWLPGRLPRQSAIRAVKEAFAAAPVGTGGTDNPDGQPGIRVWIDTGSLVESPFNGAVEDGAIFGSCIDGIDNGGDGKIDGEDPDCLVGDNLGGGNQIPLADLPSGTNVPKLTGDADGDGTADFYEVKAKHFAAARRLVFHYAISGIPRSNEDGAGSGSCTDGIDNGGDGLTDGDDVLDCFAGGQGEKGGNDFIVFREDPGAFMHELGHNLNLDHGGPAQVGGIPATGSTINCKPNYLSVMNYSLDTGISQDTNPGQDLDGDGAADFLIIDFSPPRLPGGRAKAPLATLDEDALDETAILDATDGQSQLVFITPSGGVRTAAVNQPVNWDNVGGATQTSVAVNVNAGPAADCTGSPAGETLIGGDDWSNIVLRFAQFGDANDGPRNVVQDPEPDEDEARRIRQAINTTDLGLQKTVTPVPVAAGQPVSIRLVATNHGPNHTGDVEVVDFLPAGVEVTGLPAICSEVPAGTVRCALGRLRRGESRDVTIAARIDADLDCGDEQFRTLRNLATVINRAGSDPVAQNNRAEADVRALCLRYEYSAKIVCGRQNDPDSLRLLRGLYGTAVNIHNPNDERVFFFKKLALSYPPAEQKPGKIYPIGIDGLDYDESLKADCDDLKRRLFEGKLPGGVIEGFLVVQGPRSLDVEGVYTAAPLARTGEGVGVSSLHLERVRERDRRAGRKPLPDLVIDPDVSSDLVCTGSHCRLHLVYRVRNAGKADAAAFGVRIVAGEEQTPLADQTLPEGLKAGAVKEMSLQAEYEKRPGADVGLRLCIRADAPAGAVTESDEANNERCVGST